One stretch of Erpetoichthys calabaricus chromosome 14, fErpCal1.3, whole genome shotgun sequence DNA includes these proteins:
- the LOC114665156 gene encoding ficolin-2-like: MTCLSLDTGQKGEPGDRQQSGALNCKQLLDLGNVLSGWYTVYTVAGKPLSVFCDMDTDGGGWTVFQRRMDGTVDFFRDWNTYKKGFGNRLSEFWLGNDNIHDLTAIGTYELRIDFTDFDNINTFAKYKSFNVLGESDKYKMILGDFVDGTAGDSLTYHKNMNFSTKDQDNDQSSTDCSHVYKGAWWYNDCHFSNLNGVYLRGEHASFADGVDWKTGKGYNYSYKYTAMKFRPT, translated from the exons ATGACCTGCTTATCTCTTGACACAGGGCAAAAGGGAGAACCCGGAGATCGCCAGCAGTCGG GAGCTCTAAACTGTAAGCAACTCCTGGACCTGGGCAACGTTCTAAGCGGATGGTACACTGTGTACACCGTTGCAGGGAAGCCCCTGAGCGTCTTCTGTGACATGGACACCGATGGAGGGGGCTGGACT GTTTTTCAGAGGCGCATGGATGGCACTGTTGATTTTTTCCGAGACTGGAATACTTACAAGAAAGGATTCGGTAACAGACTCTCCGAGTTTTGGCTGGGCAATGACAACATCCATGATCTGACTGCAATTG GCACTTACGAACTGCGCATTGACTTCACCGACTTCGACAACATCAACACCTTCGCCAAATACAAATCCTTCAACGTTCTTGGGGAATCTGATAAGTACAAGATGATCCTGGGGGATTTTGTTGACGGGACAGCAG gtgATTCTCTAACTTACCACAAGAACATGAACTTTTCCACCAAGGATCAAGATAACGATCAATCTTCGACTGACTGCTCGCACGTCTACAAAGGAGCCTGGTGGTATAACGACTGCCACTTCTCCAATCTTAATGGCGTCTACTTGCGTGGAGAACACGCAAGCTTTGCGGATGGCGTTGACTGGAAAACGGGAAAAGGATACAATTACTCCTACAAATATACGGCCATGAAGTTTAGGCCCACTTAG